TGGAAGTCGAAGCCCTCGCCGCGCGGGAGGTCCAGCGCCGGGGTGCCGACCAGCACCGGGAGGGTGACCTCGCCGGCGTTCTCGAAGGTCATCGTGACCTGCAGCGCCGTGCCAGGGGTGAGCTCCTCGGTCAGCCCGACGAGGGTGACCGCCGGGCCGCCGTCGCCGACGTAGACGTTGCCGCCGGCCGGGATGGTCAGCTCGGTGGTGGGCTCGGTCGCCTCGGGGTCGGCCTCGGGGTCGACGATCTCCACGGACTCGAAGCCGTCGCCGGAGATGTCGGTGAGCACGTCGTCGGTGGGCCCGGAGTTGGCGATGGCCACCAGCAGGCGGGCGTCGTCCCCGGCCTCGTACAGCCCGTTGGTCGGGTACGCGGTGGTCGCGGTGCGCAGGTGGATGTCGCCGAGGTCGGCCTGCCCGCCGCGGATGTCGCGGTCCTGGGTGGCGGTCTGGGCGATCTGACCGGCGCTGCAGGAGGTCAGGAGCACCGGGGACAGCAGCAGCGCGCCGACGGTGGCGGTGCGCAGGACGCGGTTCACGGCGGGGGACCTCCAGGAGCAGCACGGCCACCGGACGTCGGTGGCTCGAGTCGCGCTGAGCCTAACGGTCTGCCCACCATGCGCGCGGGGAGGTGAGGCACGTGGCCGCACACAGCACGCAGGAGCACGCCGTGGACGCCGAGGACGACGGGCGGGCACCGGACGACCCGGCCCTCGCCGACTTCCCGGAACGCGCGCCGGACACCCGGCGCTGGTGCTTCGCCGACCAGCTCGGCCCGCACTTCCTGGACGACCCGCACCAGGAGGTGCTGCTGGTCGAGTCCCGCGCGGTCTTCCGCCGCCGCCGGTTCCACCGGCAGAAGGCCCACCTGGTGCTGTCCGCGCTGCGGCACCGCGCCGCCGAGCTCGGCGACCAGGCGGTGTTCCTGCAGACCGACACGTACGGCGAGGCGCTCGACCGGGTCGAGGGCCCGGTGAGCGTGTGCGCACCGACCACCTGGGGCGGCCGGGACTTCGTGCTGGCCCGCGACGGGCTGCAGGTGCTCGCCGCCCGCGGCTTCGTGACCAGCCAAGCCGACTTCGCGACCTGGGCGGGCGGGCGGTCGAACGGCCGGCGCGGCCGGGCGCTGCTGATGGAGGACTTCTACCGCGACGCCCGCCGCCGGCACGAGGTGCTGATGGACGGCGCCGAGCCCGTGGGCGGGCGGTGGAACCTGGACGCCGACAACCGCGAGCCCCCGCCCAAGGACGGCCGCTCCCCGGCGCCGGAGCCCTGGATGCCGGCCGAGGACGAGATCGACGAGCAGGTGCGCGCCGACCTGGACC
This sequence is a window from Geodermatophilaceae bacterium NBWT11. Protein-coding genes within it:
- a CDS encoding copper chaperone PCu(A)C, which codes for MPARRPRRPRRAPACCVRPRASPPRAHGGQTVRLSATRATDVRWPCCSWRSPAVNRVLRTATVGALLLSPVLLTSCSAGQIAQTATQDRDIRGGQADLGDIHLRTATTAYPTNGLYEAGDDARLLVAIANSGPTDDVLTDISGDGFESVEIVDPEADPEATEPTTELTIPAGGNVYVGDGGPAVTLVGLTEELTPGTALQVTMTFENAGEVTLPVLVGTPALDLPRGEGFDFHGEE